The following proteins are co-located in the Candidatus Cloacimonadota bacterium genome:
- a CDS encoding 5'-nucleotidase, lipoprotein e(P4) family has product MNKSIKNVFLFVFIISCLLLISGGNNQNTKKIENVKNQETIKPAFENEASLMAVLWCQASAEYRALTYQAYNIARLRLDEELQISRNQKRAVIVDIDETVLDNSRYNAKEITDKQVYPDDFYHWIDLAKAEAIPGAKEFLDYAVSKGCDVFYISNRRVRCLDGTIRNLKKLGFPQVEEGHVLLKEDISSKEGRRQEVAKTHYIALLIGDNLIDFSEVFDIKSVEGRLASVENYKENFGKKFIVLPNPMHGAWFKALYDYDRNLSKEERTQRIIRYLKSY; this is encoded by the coding sequence ATTTATTATTTCTTGTTTGTTATTAATATCAGGTGGCAATAATCAAAATACTAAAAAGATAGAAAATGTAAAGAATCAGGAAACAATAAAACCTGCTTTTGAAAATGAAGCATCATTGATGGCAGTGTTATGGTGTCAAGCCTCTGCGGAGTATCGAGCTCTGACTTATCAAGCTTATAATATCGCCAGATTAAGACTTGATGAAGAATTACAAATTAGTAGAAACCAGAAAAGAGCAGTGATAGTTGACATTGATGAAACAGTGCTAGACAATTCCAGATATAATGCTAAAGAAATTACTGATAAACAGGTCTATCCAGATGATTTTTATCACTGGATTGATTTGGCAAAAGCAGAAGCTATTCCTGGTGCTAAAGAATTTTTAGACTATGCAGTTTCTAAAGGTTGTGATGTATTCTATATATCAAATCGAAGAGTAAGATGTTTGGATGGCACCATAAGAAATCTTAAAAAATTAGGTTTTCCACAAGTTGAAGAAGGTCATGTTTTGTTGAAAGAAGATATTTCAAGTAAGGAAGGAAGAAGACAGGAAGTTGCAAAAACACATTATATTGCTTTATTAATAGGTGATAATCTAATTGATTTTTCTGAAGTTTTTGATATAAAATCTGTAGAGGGACGTCTTGCTTCTGTAGAAAATTATAAAGAGAATTTTGGTAAAAAATTTATAGTTTTACCTAACCCAATGCACGGAGCTTGGTTCAAAGCTTTATATGATTACGACAGGAATTTATCCAAAGAAGAAAGAACTCAAAGAATTATCCGTTATTTAAAAAGCTATTAA
- a CDS encoding FlgD immunoglobulin-like domain containing protein — protein MKQLLIYLLTMCFSAQLFSLDYIESSSGLNIPQLDGGRTELEFADIDADGNIDILSIGDHGSPYINTSEHGIMVWFGDGNGSWGVYQNGNFGYGGIAVGDVNNDGLLDVGYAMHHNYSSSDFGNQLIEVALGDGTGMNWTPWDDGLATNGETWGMFGTDFADVDNDGDLDIGSNSFGSGAGVHIYLNQGDGSWIQSFGFLGGNSDMDFIFGDINNDGNIDFAAKHQYGTVYFGDGTGNFVNADGNLPSYSKYGTALGDVDNDGGKDISFVTGYSNAGVKVWVWDEGQEVWTDFSGNLPTTGGYEATQLYDMNVDGYIDLCTFGNGTFTLWLGDGAGNWDQDAQFNTPLYGYCEAFRVGGDIDHNGFPDIVLVSDEGSWPSSYNHLHCFKETAVAESLTITPMSPRGNEYFIRFSTQFIDWVSAVPDDDSSLVKLEYSRFGNNGPWAMIADSLPNNGRYQWTIARISSSDCYIRYTVWTVTDTVTSITPSAFSVSSTPPATDDISINQKAFIQNYPNPFDKQTTIKFSIPKDCYVELNIYDIKGKWLKTLVNRRMKAGSHNIVWNGRNHNNTILPNGIYLYQIKIDDYYLNKKMLLLR, from the coding sequence ATGAAACAATTACTAATTTATCTATTGACAATGTGCTTTTCTGCACAACTATTCAGTTTGGATTATATTGAGAGTTCCAGTGGCTTGAATATTCCACAATTAGACGGTGGAAGGACCGAATTAGAATTTGCAGATATTGATGCAGATGGTAATATTGACATCTTGTCCATTGGTGACCATGGTTCACCTTATATTAATACCAGTGAGCATGGCATTATGGTTTGGTTTGGAGATGGAAATGGCAGTTGGGGTGTGTATCAGAATGGAAATTTTGGTTATGGAGGTATTGCAGTCGGAGATGTCAATAATGATGGTTTGCTGGATGTTGGATATGCAATGCATCACAATTATTCAAGTAGTGATTTTGGAAACCAGCTTATTGAAGTTGCATTGGGCGATGGAACGGGAATGAATTGGACCCCCTGGGATGATGGATTGGCAACAAATGGTGAAACTTGGGGAATGTTTGGCACTGATTTCGCAGATGTTGATAATGATGGTGATTTAGATATTGGAAGTAATTCTTTTGGTTCTGGTGCAGGTGTGCATATTTATCTAAATCAAGGTGATGGCAGTTGGATACAGTCTTTTGGATTTCTCGGAGGAAACTCTGATATGGACTTCATTTTTGGCGATATCAACAACGATGGCAATATAGATTTTGCTGCCAAACATCAATATGGAACTGTTTATTTTGGTGACGGAACTGGAAACTTTGTCAATGCAGATGGAAATCTACCATCTTATAGCAAATATGGAACAGCTCTTGGCGATGTAGATAATGATGGTGGAAAGGATATTTCATTTGTTACAGGTTATTCAAATGCAGGTGTAAAGGTCTGGGTATGGGATGAAGGCCAGGAAGTATGGACGGATTTTTCAGGGAATCTTCCTACAACCGGTGGTTATGAAGCAACTCAATTATATGATATGAATGTTGATGGATACATAGATTTATGTACTTTTGGGAATGGCACATTTACTTTATGGCTTGGTGATGGGGCAGGAAACTGGGACCAAGATGCTCAATTTAACACACCACTTTATGGCTATTGTGAAGCATTCCGAGTAGGTGGAGATATAGACCATAATGGTTTTCCCGATATAGTATTAGTCTCTGATGAGGGTTCATGGCCTAGTTCATATAATCATTTGCATTGTTTTAAAGAAACTGCCGTAGCAGAAAGTCTGACAATTACACCGATGTCTCCAAGAGGGAATGAGTATTTCATCAGATTTTCTACACAATTTATTGATTGGGTTTCCGCTGTACCTGATGATGACTCATCGCTTGTTAAACTTGAGTATTCAAGATTTGGGAATAATGGTCCTTGGGCAATGATTGCAGATAGTTTGCCTAATAATGGTCGTTATCAATGGACAATTGCACGAATCAGCTCATCAGATTGTTATATCCGCTATACTGTTTGGACAGTAACAGATACTGTAACATCAATTACCCCGTCTGCTTTTTCGGTTTCTAGTACTCCACCAGCAACGGATGATATATCTATAAATCAAAAAGCCTTCATACAAAATTATCCTAATCCATTTGACAAACAAACTACGATTAAATTTTCTATTCCAAAAGATTGCTATGTAGAATTAAATATTTATGATATTAAAGGCAAATGGCTTAAAACATTAGTAAATAGAAGAATGAAAGCAGGGTCTCATAATATTGTTTGGAATGGGAGGAATCATAATAATACCATTCTTCCCAATGGTATCTATCTTTATCAGATTAAGATAGATGATTATTATTTAAATAAAAAGATGTTGTTATTAAGATGA
- the rmuC gene encoding DNA recombination protein RmuC, producing MIEIIISLLIGLIVGIIATILILRGKSSVQRQLTNDLKKELSTKQEDIDTLRSAKIVAETKLEEARKNVEEQKELLKKATEQLSNTFEALSAKALKDSNEEFLKLAKQNLETILEKTKSEFGKEAISNTLQPLKEALKRYDNEIKEMEKDRQDAYGGLREQLSNLTITHERLKNETSALVDALKRPHVRGRWGEITLKRVVELVGMSAHCDFTEQTSIDTDEGRLRPDMIVNLPGKRSIVIDAKAPLKFFLDANEAKTDKERETAMLSHAKAVRDHMNALSKKDYWKQFEQSPDFVILFLPGDSFFSAALELDKNLIEDGINNKIIIATPATLIALLRTVAFSWQQQKVAENAKVIAEVGAELYERICTFQEHLGKIGGSLDSAVDTYNKAVGSFSRRVIPGAKKLQELGVKQTKKEALEIEPIERTIRKLPKE from the coding sequence ATGATTGAAATAATTATTTCACTACTTATTGGATTAATTGTTGGGATTATAGCAACAATACTAATTTTGCGCGGAAAATCCTCTGTACAAAGGCAACTAACTAATGACTTGAAGAAAGAGCTTTCTACAAAACAGGAAGATATTGATACTTTGAGAAGTGCAAAAATAGTAGCGGAGACCAAGCTTGAAGAAGCAAGAAAAAATGTAGAAGAGCAAAAGGAATTACTAAAAAAAGCAACCGAACAGCTATCTAATACATTTGAAGCCTTATCAGCCAAAGCTTTGAAAGACAGCAATGAAGAATTTTTGAAATTAGCCAAACAAAATCTGGAAACAATTTTAGAGAAAACAAAAAGTGAATTTGGAAAAGAAGCGATTTCAAATACATTACAACCTTTAAAAGAAGCCTTGAAAAGATATGATAATGAGATTAAGGAAATGGAAAAGGATAGGCAAGATGCTTATGGGGGATTGAGAGAACAGCTAAGTAATCTTACTATAACTCATGAAAGGTTGAAGAACGAAACATCAGCTCTTGTAGATGCATTGAAAAGGCCACATGTCCGCGGTAGATGGGGAGAAATTACTTTAAAACGAGTGGTTGAATTGGTTGGTATGTCCGCACATTGTGATTTTACTGAGCAAACAAGTATAGACACAGATGAAGGGCGATTGCGTCCAGATATGATTGTAAACCTTCCGGGGAAACGTTCAATTGTTATTGATGCAAAAGCTCCTTTAAAATTCTTTCTGGATGCAAATGAAGCGAAAACGGATAAAGAACGTGAAACAGCAATGTTATCACATGCAAAAGCAGTGCGTGACCATATGAATGCATTATCTAAAAAGGATTATTGGAAACAGTTTGAACAAAGTCCTGATTTTGTTATATTGTTTCTTCCTGGAGATTCATTCTTTAGCGCCGCACTTGAGTTGGATAAAAATTTGATTGAAGATGGAATAAATAATAAAATTATTATTGCAACGCCAGCTACTTTGATAGCACTTTTAAGAACGGTGGCGTTCTCATGGCAGCAGCAAAAAGTTGCTGAAAACGCAAAAGTAATTGCAGAAGTTGGTGCAGAATTATATGAACGGATATGCACATTTCAGGAGCACCTTGGAAAAATTGGCGGTAGTTTAGATTCAGCGGTTGATACTTATAATAAAGCAGTTGGCTCGTTCTCAAGAAGAGTAATTCCTGGTGCAAAGAAATTGCAGGAACTCGGAGTGAAACAGACCAAGAAAGAGGCTCTGGAAATTGAACCTATAGAAAGAACAATAAGAAAGTTGCCCAAAGAATAA